From the Streptomyces pluripotens genome, one window contains:
- a CDS encoding sporulation protein, which yields MAFKKLLASLGAGGASVETVLTEVNVVPGGVVQGEVRIQGGSVNQRIEGLSVGLQAKVEVERGEEEYKQDIEFTKVRLGGAFELQAGAVHAVPFGLEIPWETPITMIDGQALRGMHIGVTTELAIARAIDSTDLDPINVHPLPAQQAILDAFVRLGFRFKSADMERGHIRGTRQRLPFYQEIEFFPPSQYRGLNQVELSFVSDEHAMDVVLEMDKKAGLFSEGSDTYRSFQVGLHDWQGTDWAAYLNQWLSEVGGKRNWF from the coding sequence ATGGCGTTCAAGAAGCTGCTCGCGAGCCTCGGTGCCGGTGGGGCTTCGGTGGAGACGGTGCTGACCGAGGTCAACGTCGTGCCGGGTGGCGTGGTCCAGGGTGAGGTGCGGATCCAGGGCGGCTCCGTGAACCAGCGCATCGAAGGACTGTCCGTGGGCCTGCAGGCCAAGGTCGAAGTGGAGAGGGGCGAGGAGGAGTACAAGCAGGACATCGAGTTCACCAAGGTACGGCTCGGTGGTGCCTTCGAGCTGCAGGCGGGCGCGGTGCACGCAGTGCCGTTCGGTCTGGAGATCCCCTGGGAGACCCCGATCACGATGATCGACGGTCAGGCGCTGCGCGGGATGCACATCGGGGTGACGACCGAACTGGCGATCGCCCGCGCCATCGACTCGACCGACCTGGACCCGATCAACGTGCATCCGCTGCCGGCTCAGCAGGCGATCCTGGACGCCTTCGTCCGGCTGGGCTTCCGCTTCAAGAGCGCGGACATGGAGCGCGGGCACATCCGCGGAACGCGGCAGCGGCTGCCGTTCTACCAGGAGATCGAGTTCTTCCCGCCGTCGCAGTACCGGGGCCTGAACCAGGTCGAGCTGAGTTTCGTCTCCGACGAGCACGCGATGGACGTCGTCCTGGAGATGGACAAGAAGGCCGGTCTGTTCAGCGAGGGCTCGGACACCTACCGCTCGTTCCAGGTGGGTCTGCACGACTGGCAGGGGACCGACTGGGCGGCGTACCTCAACCAGTGGCTGTCCGAGGTCGGCGGCAAGCGCAACTGGTTCTAG
- a CDS encoding FHA domain-containing protein, whose protein sequence is MPELVLESNGRTWTLDPSRPYTLGRDPQGDIVFDDARVSWRHATVSFDGRSWVIEDHGSTNGTFVQGRRIRHMDIGPGASLHLGNATDGPRLDLSAAVTPVGGPGEQPQGAAPYAQPGTGTPGWAQQAPQQVVPHQASAQQQAPQPGWQQAPAFPQQQGGPGEQYAQKTPGGGAGAPPVYGDRSPTTFHQFSLGRVMRIGRALENDLVVSDLQVSRHHAEFRSTPDGRFEIRDLGSHNGTYVNGQPIAKGGTVPLGPSDIVGVGHSTFRIVGDRLEEFVDTGEVTFSARHLTVTVDGGKQILKDVSFGAPEKSLIAVIGPSGSGKSTLLKALTGYRPANQGEVLYDNRNLYKQFAELRQRIGLVPQDDILHKELTVNKALKYAAKLRFPADTTALEREARIDEVLRELKLDVHKEKKVTSLSGGQRKRVSVALELLTKPSLIFLDEPTSGLDPGMDRDVMQLLRGLADDGRTVLVVTHSVAELALCDKLLVMAPGGAVAYFGPPEEALNFFGYDSWADVFSAFESYRDYDWAGRWKGSQHYQMYAAEIDAVAAQAVPVPVPQAMKPPKPQGWGSQLMTLIRRYAAVIASDKGFLALTVILPAVIGSVSLLIDHNRGLLVNQAINPRTGTHVPNGTATTVLLIIAVGACFAGAANSVRELIKERVIYERERATGLSRSAYLMSKVVVLGVITMLQGLMVGLIGFSSRRIPGRGLVLGGSTLFELCLPIMGLGFASMMFGLVISSLVKTAEKTMPLLVMFAIIQVVFTGCLFTLHGTPGVNEFSYLMPSRWAVAAAGTTLDFNNIAPNVDDPGSTDPLWNHTASAWGLDMVALIVLGVVCGFLVARFLRRHEPEVMRR, encoded by the coding sequence GTGCCGGAACTCGTACTGGAATCAAACGGACGGACCTGGACGCTCGACCCGTCCAGGCCCTACACCCTCGGGCGCGATCCGCAGGGCGACATCGTCTTCGATGACGCCAGGGTTTCCTGGCGGCACGCCACGGTCAGCTTCGACGGCCGCAGTTGGGTCATCGAGGACCACGGCAGCACCAACGGCACGTTCGTGCAAGGCCGGCGGATCCGGCACATGGACATCGGCCCCGGCGCGTCGCTGCACCTCGGCAATGCGACCGACGGACCGCGGCTGGATCTGTCCGCGGCCGTGACACCGGTCGGCGGCCCGGGCGAGCAGCCGCAGGGGGCAGCACCGTATGCCCAGCCGGGCACCGGTACACCCGGCTGGGCACAGCAGGCCCCGCAGCAGGTGGTGCCGCACCAGGCTTCCGCGCAGCAGCAGGCCCCGCAGCCTGGCTGGCAGCAGGCACCCGCGTTCCCGCAGCAGCAGGGCGGGCCCGGCGAACAGTACGCGCAGAAGACGCCCGGTGGTGGCGCTGGCGCGCCGCCGGTCTACGGCGACCGCAGTCCGACCACGTTCCACCAGTTCTCGCTCGGCCGCGTGATGCGCATCGGCCGTGCCCTGGAGAACGATCTGGTCGTCTCCGACCTGCAGGTCTCCCGGCACCACGCCGAATTTCGCTCGACGCCCGACGGCCGCTTCGAGATCCGCGACCTCGGCTCGCACAACGGCACCTACGTCAACGGCCAGCCGATCGCCAAGGGCGGCACGGTGCCGCTCGGACCGAGCGACATCGTGGGTGTCGGCCACTCCACCTTCCGCATCGTCGGAGACCGCCTTGAGGAGTTCGTCGACACCGGCGAGGTCACCTTCTCCGCGCGCCACCTGACCGTCACGGTCGACGGCGGCAAGCAGATCCTCAAGGACGTCTCCTTCGGAGCGCCGGAGAAGTCGCTGATCGCGGTCATCGGCCCGTCCGGTTCCGGCAAGTCCACCCTGCTGAAGGCGCTCACCGGTTACCGGCCCGCGAACCAGGGCGAGGTGCTGTACGACAACCGCAATCTGTACAAGCAGTTCGCGGAGCTGCGCCAGCGTATCGGTCTGGTTCCGCAGGACGACATCCTGCACAAGGAGCTGACCGTCAACAAGGCCCTGAAGTACGCGGCCAAGCTGCGCTTCCCGGCCGACACCACCGCGCTGGAGCGCGAGGCGCGCATCGACGAGGTGCTGCGCGAGCTGAAGCTCGACGTGCACAAGGAGAAGAAGGTCACCTCCCTCTCCGGTGGCCAGCGCAAACGCGTCTCGGTGGCCCTGGAACTGCTCACCAAGCCGTCGCTGATCTTCCTGGACGAGCCGACGTCCGGCCTCGACCCGGGCATGGACCGCGATGTCATGCAGTTGCTGCGCGGCCTCGCCGACGACGGTCGCACGGTGCTCGTCGTCACCCACTCGGTGGCCGAACTGGCCCTGTGCGACAAGCTGCTGGTGATGGCGCCGGGCGGCGCGGTGGCCTACTTCGGACCGCCGGAGGAGGCGTTGAACTTCTTCGGCTACGACAGCTGGGCCGATGTCTTCTCCGCCTTCGAGAGCTACCGTGACTACGACTGGGCGGGCCGTTGGAAGGGCTCGCAGCACTACCAGATGTACGCCGCGGAGATCGACGCGGTCGCCGCACAGGCCGTACCCGTGCCGGTGCCGCAGGCGATGAAGCCGCCGAAGCCGCAGGGCTGGGGCTCTCAGCTGATGACCCTGATCCGGCGCTACGCGGCGGTCATCGCCTCGGACAAGGGCTTCCTGGCGCTGACGGTGATCCTTCCGGCGGTCATCGGCTCGGTCAGCCTGTTGATCGACCACAACCGCGGCCTGCTGGTCAACCAGGCGATCAATCCCAGAACCGGAACCCACGTCCCCAACGGCACGGCCACCACCGTGCTGCTGATCATCGCCGTGGGTGCGTGCTTCGCGGGTGCCGCGAACTCCGTCCGTGAACTGATCAAGGAACGGGTCATCTACGAGCGGGAGCGGGCGACCGGCTTGTCCCGGTCGGCGTACCTGATGTCCAAGGTGGTCGTGCTCGGTGTCATCACCATGCTGCAGGGACTGATGGTCGGCCTGATCGGTTTCTCCTCCCGGAGGATCCCCGGCCGGGGACTCGTCCTGGGCGGCTCCACGCTCTTCGAGCTGTGTCTGCCGATCATGGGGCTGGGCTTCGCCTCGATGATGTTCGGCCTGGTGATCTCCTCGCTGGTGAAGACCGCCGAGAAGACCATGCCGCTGCTGGTGATGTTCGCGATCATCCAGGTCGTGTTCACCGGCTGCCTCTTCACCCTGCACGGCACGCCCGGCGTCAACGAGTTCTCGTACCTGATGCCGTCGCGCTGGGCGGTGGCCGCGGCCGGCACCACACTGGACTTCAACAACATCGCCCCGAACGTCGACGACCCGGGCAGTACCGACCCGCTGTGGAACCATACGGCGTCGGCCTGGGGCCTGGACATGGTCGCGCTGATCGTGCTCGGTGTGGTCTGCGGCTTTCTCGTGGCCCGCTTCCTGCGCCGGCACGAACCGGAGGTCATGCGCAGGTAA
- a CDS encoding DNA-3-methyladenine glycosylase: MNVDLAHPAEEVAPKLLGSVLTCKSPEGTVSIAITETEAYSGAADSASHAYRGRTPRNAVMFGPAGHLYVYRSHGLHWCANVVTGTDGIASAVLIRAGRVIEGEDLARKRRGEAIESPRLARGPGNFCQALGITGEHNGADLLEGPSVVLSEGEPVSAALIQVGPRVGVSKAHDWQHRFYLAGDPTVSAYRLSPRVKPTTGA; the protein is encoded by the coding sequence ATGAACGTCGATCTCGCCCACCCTGCCGAAGAGGTCGCCCCGAAGCTGCTCGGGAGTGTACTCACCTGTAAGTCCCCGGAGGGCACCGTGAGCATCGCCATTACGGAGACCGAGGCGTACTCCGGCGCGGCCGACTCGGCTTCCCATGCCTACCGGGGCCGGACACCCCGTAACGCGGTCATGTTCGGACCCGCAGGACACCTGTACGTGTACCGGTCCCACGGTCTCCACTGGTGCGCCAACGTCGTCACCGGGACGGACGGCATCGCCTCGGCCGTCCTCATCCGGGCAGGCAGGGTCATCGAGGGCGAAGACCTGGCACGTAAGCGACGAGGGGAGGCGATCGAGAGCCCACGTCTCGCCCGGGGCCCGGGGAACTTCTGCCAGGCACTCGGCATCACGGGAGAGCACAACGGCGCAGACCTCCTGGAAGGTCCCTCGGTCGTGTTGTCCGAGGGAGAGCCTGTATCTGCCGCGCTCATCCAGGTTGGTCCTCGGGTAGGCGTGAGCAAGGCCCACGACTGGCAACACCGGTTCTACCTCGCCGGTGATCCGACGGTCTCGGCGTACCGGCTGAGCCCGAGAGTCAAACCGACAACCGGAGCCTGA
- a CDS encoding YbhB/YbcL family Raf kinase inhibitor-like protein, protein MTELKRRPLPHDFHPPVPSFTVTSADVEEGSTLRSAQVHAEGNTSPQLRWEGFPPETKSFAVTCYDPDAPTGSGFWHWVLFDIPASVTELPAGAGSGKFEGLPAGAVHARNDYGTKDFGGAAPPPGDGPHRYVFTVYAVDQARLGPDADASPAVVGFNLRFHTIARAQLIGEYENPAKG, encoded by the coding sequence GTGACCGAGCTCAAACGGCGGCCGCTCCCCCACGACTTCCATCCGCCCGTGCCGTCGTTCACGGTGACGAGCGCGGATGTCGAGGAGGGTTCAACGCTCAGGAGCGCTCAGGTCCACGCGGAGGGCAACACGTCGCCGCAGCTACGCTGGGAAGGCTTCCCACCGGAGACCAAGAGCTTCGCAGTTACCTGTTACGACCCCGACGCGCCGACCGGCAGCGGGTTCTGGCACTGGGTTCTGTTCGACATCCCGGCCTCGGTGACCGAGCTGCCGGCGGGTGCGGGCAGCGGTAAGTTCGAGGGGCTGCCCGCGGGTGCCGTGCACGCGCGGAACGACTACGGGACCAAGGACTTCGGCGGTGCCGCTCCACCGCCCGGGGACGGCCCGCACCGGTACGTCTTCACGGTGTACGCAGTGGACCAGGCCAGGCTCGGTCCGGACGCGGACGCCAGTCCGGCCGTCGTGGGCTTCAACCTGCGGTTCCACACGATCGCGCGAGCCCAGCTCATCGGGGAGTACGAGAACCCGGCGAAGGGCTGA
- a CDS encoding chaplin has translation MNIAKKAAIAVTVAGIAAGASAGAAVADAGAEGAAVGSPGVGSGNVGQLPIHVPVNISGNTANLVGALNPAFGNTAVND, from the coding sequence ATGAACATCGCCAAGAAGGCCGCCATCGCCGTGACCGTGGCCGGAATCGCCGCAGGCGCATCCGCCGGTGCCGCCGTCGCCGACGCGGGCGCCGAGGGCGCGGCCGTGGGGTCCCCGGGCGTCGGCTCGGGCAACGTCGGTCAGCTTCCCATCCACGTTCCGGTCAACATCAGCGGCAACACCGCCAACCTGGTCGGCGCGCTGAACCCCGCCTTCGGCAACACCGCCGTCAACGACTGA
- a CDS encoding response regulator, whose translation MGEAIRVLLVDDHQVVRRGLRTFLEVQDDIEVVGEAADGAEGVARAEELRPDVVLMDIKMPGTDGIDALRRLRELASPARVLIVTSFTERRTVVPALRAGAAGYVYKDVDPDALAGAIRSVHAGHVLLQPEVADALLSQDEANSAQGRGGSLTEREREVLGLIADGRSNREIARALVLSEKTVKTHVSNILMKLDLADRTQAALWAVRHGVTG comes from the coding sequence GTGGGTGAAGCGATCAGGGTGCTCCTCGTCGATGACCACCAGGTCGTCCGCCGGGGTCTGCGCACCTTCCTGGAGGTGCAGGACGACATCGAGGTCGTCGGCGAGGCCGCGGACGGCGCCGAGGGAGTCGCCCGCGCCGAGGAACTGCGGCCTGACGTCGTTCTCATGGACATCAAGATGCCGGGCACGGACGGCATCGACGCCCTGCGCAGGCTGCGTGAACTCGCCAGCCCCGCACGCGTGCTGATCGTCACCAGCTTCACCGAGCGGCGCACGGTGGTTCCGGCCCTACGGGCGGGCGCCGCCGGGTACGTCTACAAGGACGTCGACCCCGACGCCCTCGCCGGCGCCATCCGCTCCGTGCACGCAGGGCACGTCCTGCTCCAGCCGGAGGTTGCTGACGCCCTGCTCTCCCAAGATGAGGCCAACTCGGCTCAGGGAAGAGGGGGTTCGCTCACCGAGCGGGAACGTGAGGTGCTCGGCCTGATAGCGGACGGCCGCTCCAACCGCGAGATAGCGCGTGCTCTGGTCCTGTCCGAGAAGACCGTCAAGACCCACGTGTCCAACATCCTGATGAAACTCGACCTCGCCGACCGTACTCAAGCCGCGCTGTGGGCCGTACGCCATGGTGTGACCGGCTGA
- a CDS encoding GAF domain-containing sensor histidine kinase, producing MSQGPRSGLAAVSSALLAMSRHLEVRDVLKTIVASARELLDAQYAALGVPDDHGGFAQFVVDGVSDAQWKAIGPLPRQHGILAAMLHETRPERFADVREDPRFEGWPTAHPDMVDFLGMPIRDGEETIGALFLANKLRPTGRRPSPPAGTGAEDGCGFTQEDEELLGILAQHAAIALTNARLYERSRELTIAEERSRLAHELHDAVSQKLFSLRLTAQAAAALVDRAPARAKGELQQVAALAAEAVDELRAAVVELRPAALDEDGLIATLRNQTQVLDRAHAARVTFVGNGFRALPAAQEEALLRVAQEALHNALRHSAADHVEVSVQRRGCGAVLSVTDDGSGFDPKAVRRAGRHLGLVSMRDRANGVGGTLTVESEPGKGTTIEMEVPGG from the coding sequence ATGAGTCAAGGCCCCCGGTCCGGTCTCGCCGCGGTCAGTTCGGCCCTGCTGGCGATGAGCAGACATCTGGAGGTGCGTGACGTCCTCAAGACGATCGTCGCCTCCGCCCGCGAGCTGCTCGATGCGCAGTACGCTGCGCTCGGGGTTCCCGACGACCACGGCGGCTTCGCCCAGTTCGTCGTGGACGGCGTCAGCGACGCACAGTGGAAGGCGATCGGCCCGCTGCCCCGCCAGCACGGCATCCTCGCGGCGATGCTGCACGAAACCCGCCCGGAGCGGTTCGCCGACGTGCGCGAGGACCCGCGCTTCGAGGGCTGGCCGACCGCCCACCCCGACATGGTCGATTTCCTGGGCATGCCCATCCGCGACGGTGAGGAGACCATCGGCGCGCTCTTCCTCGCGAACAAGCTGCGCCCCACGGGGCGACGTCCGTCACCTCCGGCCGGCACCGGAGCGGAAGACGGCTGCGGCTTCACCCAAGAGGACGAGGAGCTGCTCGGCATCCTCGCCCAGCACGCCGCCATTGCCCTCACCAACGCCCGTCTCTACGAGCGCAGCCGGGAACTGACCATCGCCGAGGAGCGCTCCCGCCTCGCCCACGAGCTGCACGACGCGGTCAGTCAGAAGTTGTTCTCCCTGCGTCTGACCGCTCAGGCGGCGGCAGCTCTCGTCGACCGCGCGCCCGCGCGGGCCAAGGGCGAACTGCAGCAGGTGGCTGCCCTCGCCGCCGAGGCGGTGGACGAACTGCGCGCAGCCGTTGTGGAACTGCGCCCCGCCGCGCTGGACGAGGACGGACTGATCGCCACCTTGCGCAACCAGACTCAGGTCCTCGACCGCGCCCACGCTGCGCGCGTCACCTTCGTGGGCAACGGCTTCCGCGCCCTGCCCGCTGCCCAGGAGGAGGCCTTGCTGCGCGTCGCACAGGAGGCCCTGCACAACGCGTTGCGCCACTCCGCGGCCGACCACGTCGAGGTCAGCGTGCAGCGGCGCGGCTGCGGAGCTGTCCTGAGTGTCACGGACGACGGCAGCGGGTTCGACCCCAAGGCGGTCCGCCGTGCCGGACGCCACTTGGGACTGGTCTCGATGCGGGACCGGGCGAACGGGGTCGGTGGCACGCTGACCGTGGAATCGGAGCCCGGCAAGGGCACGACGATCGAGATGGAGGTCCCCGGTGGGTGA
- a CDS encoding ABC transporter ATP-binding protein codes for MSDVLELQDVSVVREGRALVDQVSWSVKEGERWVILGPNGAGKTTLLNVASSYLFPSKGTATVLGETLGKPGTDVFELRPRIGVAGIALAEKLPKSQTVLQTVLTAAYGMTAGWQEEYEAVDEERARAFLDRLGMSDYLDRKFGTLSEGERKRTLIARALMTDPELLLLDEPAAGLDLGGREDLVRRLGRLARDPIAPSMIMVTHHVEEIAPGFTHVLMIRQGKVLTAGPIELELTSRNLSLCFGLPLVVEQVGDRWTAQGLPMS; via the coding sequence ATGAGCGATGTTCTGGAGCTTCAGGACGTATCCGTGGTCCGCGAGGGCCGGGCTCTGGTGGACCAGGTCTCCTGGTCGGTGAAGGAGGGCGAACGCTGGGTCATCCTCGGCCCCAACGGCGCCGGCAAGACCACCCTCCTGAACGTCGCCTCCAGCTACCTCTTCCCCAGCAAGGGCACCGCCACCGTCCTCGGTGAGACCCTCGGCAAGCCCGGTACCGACGTCTTCGAGCTGCGCCCCCGCATCGGCGTGGCCGGCATCGCCCTGGCCGAGAAGCTCCCCAAGAGTCAGACGGTCCTGCAGACGGTCCTCACCGCCGCCTACGGCATGACGGCCGGCTGGCAGGAGGAGTACGAGGCGGTCGACGAGGAGCGCGCTCGCGCCTTCCTCGACCGCCTCGGTATGAGCGACTACCTCGACCGCAAGTTCGGCACCCTCTCCGAGGGCGAGCGCAAGCGCACCCTGATCGCCCGCGCCCTGATGACCGACCCGGAGCTGCTCCTCCTCGACGAGCCCGCCGCCGGCCTCGACCTCGGCGGCCGTGAGGACCTGGTCCGCCGGCTCGGCCGGCTCGCCCGTGACCCCATCGCCCCCTCAATGATCATGGTCACCCACCACGTCGAGGAGATCGCCCCCGGGTTCACCCATGTCCTCATGATCCGCCAGGGCAAGGTCCTCACCGCCGGCCCGATCGAGCTCGAACTGACCTCGCGGAACCTCTCCCTCTGCTTCGGGCTCCCGCTCGTCGTCGAGCAGGTGGGCGATCGCTGGACCGCCCAGGGCCTTCCCATGTCCTGA
- a CDS encoding chaplin — MKNMKKAAALTVVAGGLVAAGAGMASAAEACGEAHGSPGVVSGNVLQVPVHVPVNATGNSASVVGVLNPVFGNLGLNH; from the coding sequence GTGAAGAACATGAAGAAGGCAGCGGCCTTGACCGTGGTGGCCGGCGGCCTGGTGGCCGCCGGTGCGGGGATGGCCTCCGCCGCTGAGGCCTGTGGTGAGGCCCACGGTTCCCCCGGCGTCGTGTCCGGCAACGTCCTCCAGGTCCCCGTGCACGTCCCGGTGAACGCCACGGGCAACAGTGCGAGCGTCGTCGGTGTGCTGAACCCGGTCTTCGGCAACCTCGGTCTCAACCACTGA
- a CDS encoding transglycosylase SLT domain-containing protein encodes MPKNILSRARTHALTKRHRIAVAGVAALGTAALALSAAPGNAETVATGTPATTAQVAAGTTLQNVKGTVTDQLATKQVKLDTFAAKKKTADEAAAKQRAAAAAKKKAAAETAAKKAARDRAAKQAANRSVQRPQMETVAAKTYANNLDGWIRHALAIMHAKGIPGSYNGLHRNIMRESSGNPNAINNWDINAINGIPSKGLLQVIPPTFKAYHVAGTSWNIYDPVANITAAANYAAHRYGSIDNVNSAY; translated from the coding sequence ATGCCAAAGAACATCCTCAGCCGAGCTCGTACCCATGCCCTCACCAAGCGGCACAGGATCGCCGTTGCCGGTGTCGCCGCTCTGGGCACGGCCGCCCTGGCCCTCTCGGCCGCCCCCGGCAACGCCGAGACCGTCGCCACCGGCACCCCGGCCACGACCGCCCAGGTCGCCGCCGGTACCACCCTGCAGAACGTCAAGGGCACGGTCACCGACCAGCTCGCCACCAAGCAGGTCAAGCTCGACACCTTCGCGGCGAAGAAGAAGACCGCCGACGAGGCCGCCGCCAAACAGCGCGCCGCGGCTGCCGCGAAGAAGAAGGCCGCCGCCGAAACCGCCGCGAAGAAGGCCGCGCGGGACCGCGCGGCGAAGCAGGCCGCGAACCGGTCCGTCCAGCGACCGCAGATGGAGACGGTCGCCGCGAAGACGTACGCCAACAACCTGGACGGCTGGATCCGGCACGCCCTGGCCATCATGCACGCCAAGGGCATCCCGGGCAGCTACAACGGTCTGCACCGCAACATCATGCGGGAGTCCTCCGGCAACCCCAACGCCATCAACAACTGGGACATCAACGCCATCAACGGCATCCCGTCCAAGGGTCTGCTGCAGGTCATTCCCCCGACCTTCAAGGCGTACCACGTGGCCGGCACCTCCTGGAACATCTACGACCCGGTAGCCAACATCACCGCAGCCGCCAACTACGCGGCCCACCGTTACGGCTCGATCGACAACGTCAACAGCGCGTACTGA
- a CDS encoding NfeD family protein, whose product MNDIDAWVWWLVGAAALGIPLVVTAMPEFGMLAVGAVAAAVAAALGFDAVIQVLLFLVVSVALIGVVRPIAARHGRQRPGLATGVEALKGRQAVVLERVDSSGGRIKLAGEVWSARALDTGRAYEVGQEVDVVDIEGATAIVI is encoded by the coding sequence GTGAACGACATCGACGCATGGGTGTGGTGGCTCGTCGGCGCGGCAGCGCTCGGAATTCCGCTCGTGGTCACCGCGATGCCGGAGTTCGGCATGCTCGCGGTCGGAGCCGTTGCGGCCGCGGTCGCCGCCGCCCTCGGCTTCGACGCCGTGATCCAGGTACTGCTGTTCCTCGTCGTCTCCGTCGCCCTCATCGGCGTCGTCCGGCCGATCGCGGCCCGACACGGCAGACAACGCCCCGGACTCGCCACCGGCGTGGAGGCACTGAAGGGCAGGCAGGCCGTCGTGCTGGAGCGGGTCGACAGTTCCGGAGGCCGCATCAAGCTCGCCGGAGAGGTCTGGTCGGCACGCGCCCTCGACACCGGCCGCGCCTACGAAGTGGGCCAGGAGGTGGACGTCGTGGACATCGAAGGGGCCACCGCGATCGTCATCTGA
- a CDS encoding SPFH domain-containing protein: MEPVIIVLIILVVLVFIALIKTIQVIPQASAAIVERFGRYTRTLNAGLNIVVPFIDTIRNRIDLREQVVPFPPQPVITQDNLVVNIDTVIYYQVTDARAATYEVASYIQAIEQLTVTTLRNIIGGMDLERTLTSREEINAALRGVLDEATGKWGIRVNRVELKAIEPPTSIQDSMEKQMRADRDKRAAILTAEGTRQAAILTAEGEKQSQILRAEGEAKAAALRAEGEAQAVRTVFEAIHAGDPDQKLLSYQYLQMLPKIAEGDANKLWIVPSEIGDALKGLSGAVGNLGSLGGRSSGNGGAGAERREKPSID; this comes from the coding sequence ATGGAACCGGTCATCATCGTCTTGATCATTCTGGTGGTGTTGGTCTTCATCGCCCTGATCAAGACGATCCAGGTCATACCACAGGCCAGCGCCGCCATCGTTGAGCGCTTCGGCCGCTACACGCGGACGCTCAACGCGGGCCTGAACATCGTGGTCCCGTTCATCGACACCATCCGCAACCGCATCGACCTGCGCGAGCAAGTCGTCCCGTTCCCGCCGCAGCCGGTGATCACCCAGGACAACCTGGTCGTCAACATCGACACGGTCATCTACTACCAGGTCACCGATGCCCGGGCGGCCACCTACGAGGTCGCCAGCTACATCCAGGCCATCGAGCAGCTCACGGTCACCACACTGCGCAACATCATCGGCGGCATGGACCTGGAGCGCACCCTCACCTCCCGTGAGGAGATCAACGCGGCCCTGCGCGGTGTTCTGGACGAGGCCACCGGCAAGTGGGGCATCCGCGTCAACCGCGTCGAACTGAAGGCCATCGAGCCACCCACCTCCATCCAGGACTCGATGGAGAAGCAGATGCGCGCCGACCGTGACAAGCGCGCCGCGATCCTGACCGCGGAAGGTACGCGTCAGGCCGCCATCCTCACCGCGGAGGGTGAGAAGCAGTCCCAGATCCTTCGCGCGGAAGGTGAGGCCAAGGCCGCCGCCCTGCGTGCCGAAGGTGAGGCCCAGGCGGTCCGTACGGTCTTCGAGGCCATCCACGCCGGCGACCCCGACCAGAAGCTCCTCTCCTACCAGTACCTCCAGATGCTGCCGAAGATCGCCGAGGGCGACGCCAACAAGCTCTGGATCGTCCCCAGCGAAATCGGCGACGCCCTCAAGGGTCTCTCCGGCGCGGTGGGCAACCTCGGTTCGCTGGGGGGCCGTTCATCGGGCAACGGTGGCGCAGGCGCCGAGCGCCGCGAGAAGCCCTCGATCGACTGA
- a CDS encoding HNH endonuclease, whose translation MRDTLVLNASFEPLSTVTLNRAVVLVLQDKAVVEQAHPELRMRGADVDIPAPRIIRLCRYVRVPFRRQASWSRRAVLVRDRHRCAYCGRRATTVDHVVPRAQGGQDTWLNTVAACAEDNHRKANRTPEEAGMALLRMPFEPTPAGAMLLALGAEEFASLPGWLAHDAA comes from the coding sequence ATGCGTGACACGCTGGTGCTGAACGCGAGCTTCGAGCCGCTGTCGACGGTGACCTTGAACCGAGCCGTCGTCCTGGTGCTGCAGGACAAGGCCGTGGTCGAGCAGGCCCATCCCGAACTGCGGATGCGCGGCGCGGACGTGGACATACCGGCGCCGCGCATCATCAGGCTCTGCAGGTACGTACGCGTACCGTTCCGAAGACAGGCTTCCTGGTCGAGGCGGGCTGTGCTGGTGCGCGACCGGCACCGGTGCGCGTACTGCGGGCGCCGGGCGACGACCGTGGACCATGTGGTGCCGCGGGCCCAGGGCGGTCAGGACACCTGGCTGAACACGGTGGCTGCGTGCGCCGAGGACAATCACCGCAAGGCGAACCGGACTCCGGAGGAGGCGGGGATGGCCTTGCTGCGGATGCCTTTCGAGCCGACGCCTGCCGGTGCGATGCTGCTCGCCCTGGGGGCCGAGGAGTTCGCGTCCCTGCCCGGCTGGCTGGCCCACGACGCTGCCTGA